A genomic region of Miscanthus floridulus cultivar M001 chromosome 3, ASM1932011v1, whole genome shotgun sequence contains the following coding sequences:
- the LOC136541498 gene encoding serine/threonine-protein kinase Nek3-like isoform X1 produces the protein MEQYEVLEQIGKGSFGSALLVRHKVERKRYVLKKIRLARQTNRCRRSAHQEMELIAKVRNPYIVEYKEAWVEKGCYVCIVIGYCEGGDMSEAIKKANSNHFSEEKLCMWLVQLLMALDYLHANHILHRDVKCSNIFLTKDQSIRLGDFGLAKVLTSDDLACSVVGTPSYMCPELLADIPYGSKSDIWSLGCCIYEMAAFKPAFKAFDMQALINKINKSAVPPLPMMYSGAFRGLVKSMLRKSPDHRPSAAELLKHPHLQPYVFELQLKSTPRNLFSAKLPTKYVTNKAALSDAEDNCPPKYSKSHSFKLERAVKLDQGTSRHGRPGSTTGKDCPELSEQMEGLSVHVTKNVTDELIHEKYSKVTRSPAPTPRRASSTPRRRLEPSKTFHARTAHKEQPPSSRSSANQTGQATRRESLPMRMIKTPDKRQATDILTRLKSPDVSVNSPRIDRIAEFPLASFETPLHRITKLTTPSVIDQSITKDKCTFQVLRSNSDNYTDSPDIDLLGADNSSRSSSDWRQRRFDTRSYQQRAEALEGLLEFSAQLLQQERFEELGILLKPFGPGKASPRETAIWLSRSLKETGL, from the exons ATGGAACAGTACGAGGTGTTGGAGCAGATTGGCAAGGGTTCATTCGGCTCGGCGCTCCTGGTGCGGCACAAGGTTGAGAGGAAAAG GTATGTCTTGAAGAAAATCCGCCTTGCACGCCAGACCAACCGGTGCCGTCGATCAGCACACCAGGAG ATGGAGCTCATTGCAAAAGTAAGGAATCCTTACATTGTGGAATACAAAGAGGCTTGGGTAGAGAAG GGCTGCTACGTGTGTATTGTCATTGGTTACTGCGAGGGAGGGGACAT GTCAGAGGCCATCAAAAAGGCTAACAGTAACCATTTCTCAGAAGAG AAACTTTGTATGTGGCTTGTGCAGCTCCTGATGGCACTTGATTACTTGCATGCCAATCATATCCTTCATCGTGATGTCAAG TGCTCAAATATATTTCTCACCAAGGATCAAAGCATAAGGCTTG GTGATTTTGGTCTTGCTAAAGTCTTAACTTCTGACGATTTAGCTTGTTCA GTTGTGGGAACTCCAAGTTACATGTGCCCTGAACTTCTTGCTGACATTCCATATGGTTCCAAGTCTGACATATGGTCCCTTG GCTGCTGCATCTATGAGATGGCTGCTTTCAAGCCTGCATTCAAAGCATTT GATATGCAAGCACTGATAAATAAGATTAACAAGTCTGCTGTACCTCCTCTACCAATGATGTACTCTGGTGCATT TAGGGGACTCGTCAAAAGCATGCTGCGCAAAAGTCCAGATCATAGACCAAGT GCTGCAGAACTGCTTAAGCATCCACACCTTCAGCCCTACGTGTTCGAACTCCAATTGAAATCGACTCCTCGCAATTTGTTCTCTGCTAAGCTTCCTACCAAATACGTCACAAATAAGGCTGCACTTTCTGATGCCGAAGACAATTGTCCACCCAAATACAGCAAGAGCCATTCATTTAAATTGGAGAGGGCTGTAAAACTTGACCAAGGCACTTCTAGGCATGGTCGTCCTGGTTCTACAACTGGGAAAGACTGTCCAGAACTAAGTGAACAAATGGAGGGATTGTCAGTCCATGTCACCAAGAATGTTACTGATGAACTGATACATGAGAAGTATTCAAAAGTTACAAGATCTCCTGCACCTACTCCGAGAAGAGCTTCATCGACACCAAGAAGACGACTAGAACCTTCAAAGACATTTCATGCTAGAACAGCTCACAAGGAG CAGCCTCCATCGTCAAGGTCTTCAGCAAATCAAACGGGTCAAGCCACACGGAGAGAGTCACTCCCCATGCGTATGATCAAAACTCCTGATAAGAGGCAGGCCACCGACATTCTCACCAGATTGAAATCTCCTGACGTTTCAGTAAACTCTCCTCGAATCGACAGAATTGCTGAATTCCCACTGGCATCCTTTGAAACCCCATTGCATCGCATCACAAAGCTCACAACGCCATCTGTCATTGATCAATCCATTACCAAGGACAAGTGCACTTTCCAAGTGCTCCGAAGCAATAGCGATAACTACACTGACTCCCCTGACATCGACCTTCTTGGTGCTGACAATTCATCTAGGAGTTCATCTGATTGGAGGCAGAGAAGGTTTGACACGAGGTCTTACCAGCAGAGAGCTGAGGCTCTGGAGGGATTGCTTGAGTTCAGTGCCCAATTGCTACAGCAGGAGAGGTTTGAGGAGTTGGGGATCTTGCTGAAGCCATTCGGACCCGGTAAGGCATCTCCAAGAGAGACAGCTATATGGTTGTCAAGGAGTTTGAAAGAAACTGGACTATAA
- the LOC136541498 gene encoding serine/threonine-protein kinase Nek3-like isoform X2, whose protein sequence is MEQYEVLEQIGKGSFGSALLVRHKVERKRYVLKKIRLARQTNRCRRSAHQEMELIAKVRNPYIVEYKEAWVEKGCYVCIVIGYCEGGDMSEAIKKANSNHFSEEKLCMWLVQLLMALDYLHANHILHRDVKCSNIFLTKDQSIRLGDFGLAKVLTSDDLACSVVGTPSYMCPELLADIPYGSKSDIWSLGCCIYEMAAFKPAFKAFDMQALINKINKSAVPPLPMMYSGAFRGLVKSMLRKSPDHRPSAAELLKHPHLQPYVFELQLKSTPRNLFSAKLPTKYVTNKAALSDAEDNCPPKYSKSHSFKLERAVKLDQGTSRHGRPGSTTGKDCPELSEQMEGLSVHVTKNVTDELIHEKYSKVTRSPAPTPRRASSTPRRRLEPSKTFHARTAHKEPPSSRSSANQTGQATRRESLPMRMIKTPDKRQATDILTRLKSPDVSVNSPRIDRIAEFPLASFETPLHRITKLTTPSVIDQSITKDKCTFQVLRSNSDNYTDSPDIDLLGADNSSRSSSDWRQRRFDTRSYQQRAEALEGLLEFSAQLLQQERFEELGILLKPFGPGKASPRETAIWLSRSLKETGL, encoded by the exons ATGGAACAGTACGAGGTGTTGGAGCAGATTGGCAAGGGTTCATTCGGCTCGGCGCTCCTGGTGCGGCACAAGGTTGAGAGGAAAAG GTATGTCTTGAAGAAAATCCGCCTTGCACGCCAGACCAACCGGTGCCGTCGATCAGCACACCAGGAG ATGGAGCTCATTGCAAAAGTAAGGAATCCTTACATTGTGGAATACAAAGAGGCTTGGGTAGAGAAG GGCTGCTACGTGTGTATTGTCATTGGTTACTGCGAGGGAGGGGACAT GTCAGAGGCCATCAAAAAGGCTAACAGTAACCATTTCTCAGAAGAG AAACTTTGTATGTGGCTTGTGCAGCTCCTGATGGCACTTGATTACTTGCATGCCAATCATATCCTTCATCGTGATGTCAAG TGCTCAAATATATTTCTCACCAAGGATCAAAGCATAAGGCTTG GTGATTTTGGTCTTGCTAAAGTCTTAACTTCTGACGATTTAGCTTGTTCA GTTGTGGGAACTCCAAGTTACATGTGCCCTGAACTTCTTGCTGACATTCCATATGGTTCCAAGTCTGACATATGGTCCCTTG GCTGCTGCATCTATGAGATGGCTGCTTTCAAGCCTGCATTCAAAGCATTT GATATGCAAGCACTGATAAATAAGATTAACAAGTCTGCTGTACCTCCTCTACCAATGATGTACTCTGGTGCATT TAGGGGACTCGTCAAAAGCATGCTGCGCAAAAGTCCAGATCATAGACCAAGT GCTGCAGAACTGCTTAAGCATCCACACCTTCAGCCCTACGTGTTCGAACTCCAATTGAAATCGACTCCTCGCAATTTGTTCTCTGCTAAGCTTCCTACCAAATACGTCACAAATAAGGCTGCACTTTCTGATGCCGAAGACAATTGTCCACCCAAATACAGCAAGAGCCATTCATTTAAATTGGAGAGGGCTGTAAAACTTGACCAAGGCACTTCTAGGCATGGTCGTCCTGGTTCTACAACTGGGAAAGACTGTCCAGAACTAAGTGAACAAATGGAGGGATTGTCAGTCCATGTCACCAAGAATGTTACTGATGAACTGATACATGAGAAGTATTCAAAAGTTACAAGATCTCCTGCACCTACTCCGAGAAGAGCTTCATCGACACCAAGAAGACGACTAGAACCTTCAAAGACATTTCATGCTAGAACAGCTCACAAGGAG CCTCCATCGTCAAGGTCTTCAGCAAATCAAACGGGTCAAGCCACACGGAGAGAGTCACTCCCCATGCGTATGATCAAAACTCCTGATAAGAGGCAGGCCACCGACATTCTCACCAGATTGAAATCTCCTGACGTTTCAGTAAACTCTCCTCGAATCGACAGAATTGCTGAATTCCCACTGGCATCCTTTGAAACCCCATTGCATCGCATCACAAAGCTCACAACGCCATCTGTCATTGATCAATCCATTACCAAGGACAAGTGCACTTTCCAAGTGCTCCGAAGCAATAGCGATAACTACACTGACTCCCCTGACATCGACCTTCTTGGTGCTGACAATTCATCTAGGAGTTCATCTGATTGGAGGCAGAGAAGGTTTGACACGAGGTCTTACCAGCAGAGAGCTGAGGCTCTGGAGGGATTGCTTGAGTTCAGTGCCCAATTGCTACAGCAGGAGAGGTTTGAGGAGTTGGGGATCTTGCTGAAGCCATTCGGACCCGGTAAGGCATCTCCAAGAGAGACAGCTATATGGTTGTCAAGGAGTTTGAAAGAAACTGGACTATAA
- the LOC136541499 gene encoding probable ribose-5-phosphate isomerase 3, chloroplastic produces the protein MAAATAISVRLHHPTAARHVASSARRRARLGSVRAQSAPATAAALTQDDLKRLAAVRAVEQVQSGMVLGLGTGSTAAFAVAEIGALLAAGKLEKIVGVPTSKRTFEQAQSLGIPLSTLDDHPSIDLAIDGADEVDPDLNLVKGRGGALLREKMVEAASAKFIVVVDETKLVDGLGGSGLAMPVEVVQFCWKYNLVRLQELFMEEGVEAKLRFEGDKPYVTDNSNYIVDLYFKTPIKDALAAGQEIAALEGVVDHGLFLNMASSVIIAGTDGVSVKTK, from the exons ATGGCTGCCGCCACCGCGATCTCAGTCCGCCTCCACCACCCCACCGCGGCGCGCCATGTCGCCTCCtccgcccgccgccgcgcccggCTCGGGTCCGTCCGCGCGCAGTCcgcgccggcgacggcggcggcgctgacGCAGGATGACCTCAAGCGCCTGGCGGCGGTGCGCGCCGTCGAGCAGGTGCAGAGCGGGATGGTGCTCGGGCTCGGGACGGGCTCCACGGCCGCCTTCGCCGTCGCCGAGATCGGCGCGCTCCTGGCCGCCGGCAAGCTCGAGAAGATCGTCGGCGTGCCCACCTCCAAGCGCACCTTCGAGCAGGCGCAGTCGCTCGGCATCCCGCTCTCCACGCTTGACGACCACCCGAGCATCGACCTCGCCATCGACGGTGCCGACGAG GTTGACCCTGACCTGAACCTTGTGAAAGGGCGGGGTGGCGCTCTTCTTCGTGAGAAGATGGTTGAGGCAGCATCGGCCAAGTTTATCGTTGTTGTTGACGAGACAAAACTAGTTGATGGATTAGGAGGTAGTGGTCTAGCCATGCCAGTGGAGGTTGTGCAGTTCTGCTGGAAGTACAACCTAGTAAGATTGCAGGAACTGTTTATGGAGGAAGGAGTCGAGGCAAAACTAAGATTTGAAGGCGACAAGCCCTATGTTACCGACAACTCAAACTACATTGTCGATTTATACTTCAAGACGCCAATCAAGGATGCATTGGCAGCAGGACAGGAAATTGCAGCTCTGGAAGGAGTTGTTGACCATGGGTTGTTCTTGAACATGGCGAGTTCAGTGATCATTGCTGGAACGGACGGTGTCAGTGTCAAAACGAAGTGA